A single window of Gossypium arboreum isolate Shixiya-1 chromosome 13, ASM2569848v2, whole genome shotgun sequence DNA harbors:
- the LOC108485572 gene encoding uncharacterized protein LOC108485572 — MVFLRVSETIMADTLLFTCLLLFLAAMQGVHAVDYAINDNTGNSGGGVRFRTEIGAQSSLQTMSSATDFIWDIFQQTNPSDRKNVPKVTLFIENGDGVAFSINNEIHVNANYLGNYTGDLRKEFNGVLYHEMTHIWQWNGNGQTPGGLIEGIADFVRLKANYIPSHWVKPGQGDRWDQGYDVTARFLEYCDGLRNGFVAELNKKMRSGYNAGFFVELLGKTVDQLWSDYKAKYGN; from the coding sequence ATGGTTTTTTTAAGAGTTAGTGAAACAATCATGGCCGACACCTTGCTTTTCACCTGCCTGCTATTATTTCTTGCTGCCATGCAAGGCGTCCATGCAGTCGACTATGCCATCAACGACAACACCGGCAACAGTGGCGGCGGCGTTCGTTTCCGAACCGAAATCGGAGCCCAAAGCAGCCTCCAAACCATGTCATCCGCCACAGACTTCATCTGGGACATCTTCCAACAAACCAACCCATCCGACAGGAAAAACGTCCCGAAAGTAACACTGTTCATCGAAAACGGCGACGGCGTAGCCTTTTCCATCAACAACGAAATCCATGTTAACGCCAATTACCTAGGAAACTACACAGGCGACCTGAGGAAGGAATTCAACGGGGTGCTTTACCATGAAATGACGCATATTTGGCAATGGAACGGGAACGGTCAGACCCCTGGGGGGTTGATTGAAGGGATAGCTGATTTCGTGAGGCTGAAGGCTAATTATATACCGAGCCATTGGGTGAAGCCGGGGCAGGGAGATAGATGGGACCAAGGATACGATGTTACGGCTAGATTTTTGGAGTATTGTGATGGTCTGAGGAACGGGTTCGTTGCGGAGCTTAATAAGAAGATGAGAAGTGGGTATAATGCTGGGTTTTTTGTTGAACTGCTGGGAAAAACTGTTGATCAACTGTGGAGTGATTATAAGGCCAAGTATGGCAATTAA
- the LOC108484343 gene encoding uncharacterized protein LOC108484343 has translation MADALFFSCLLLFLAAMQGTGAVDYAVNGNTSNSDGGVRFKKEIGAQNSLQTMADASNFIWNVFQQNNPSDRKKGPESNTVHRKRRQGSLANDNQIYVNANYLGTYKGDLRREFNGVLYRKMTHICQWDGNGQTSVWLNEEIADFVRLKANYIPSHWVQPGQGDRWDQRSDVTARFLEYYDGLRNGFVAELNKKMKSGHNAGYFVELLGKNC, from the coding sequence ATGGCTGACGCTTTGTTTTTCTCCTGCCTGCTATTATTTCTTGCAGCCATGCAAGGCACCGGTGCTGTCGACTATGCCGTCAACGGCAACACCAGCAACAGCGACGGCGGCGTTCGTTTCAAAAAAGAAATCGGCGCCCAAAACAGCCTACAAACTATGGCTGACGCCTCAAACTTCATCTGGAACGTCTTCCAACAAAACAACCCATCCGACAGAAAAAAAGGTCCTGAAAGTAACACTGTTCATCGAAAACGGCGACAGGGTAGCCTTGCTAACGACAACCAAATTTACGTTAACGCCAATTACCTGGGAACATACAAAGGCGACCTGAGAAGGGAATTCAATGGTGTGCTTTATCGTAAAATGACGCATATTTGTCAGTGGGATGGGAACGGGCAAACCTCTGTCTGGTTGAACGAAGAGATAGCAGATTTCGTGAGGCTAAAGGCTAATTATATTCCGAGCCATTGGGTGCAGCCGGGGCAGGGTGATAGATGGGACCAAAGGTCCGATGTCACAGCTAGGTTTCTGGAGTATTATGATGGTCTGAGAAATGGGTTCGTTGCAGAGCTTAATAAGAAGATGAAAAGCGGGCATAATGCTGGGTATTTTGTTGAACTGTTGGGAAAAAACTGTTGA
- the LOC108485025 gene encoding methylthioribose kinase-like, producing MEQTWDLFHQKLNKDESGKAYLPAIYHLIQEEYMKELFHDTLGFGVAKMIRRIGGVDHVEDFESIREGSIRADSEAKALELANSLLKEKQQFLAIGEVISPIMQVQS from the exons ATGGAGCAAACATGGGATCTTTTCCACCAAAAACTCAACAAGGATGAGTCAGGGAAGGCTTATCTTCCAGCAATATATCACCTTATCCAAGAGGAATATATGAAGGAATTGTTCCATGACACACTTGGTTTTGGTGTTGCTAAGATGATAAG GAGAATTGGTGGTGTTGATCATGTTGAGGACTTTGAATCAATCAGAGAAGGTAGCATAAGAGCAGATAGTGAGGCAAAGGCACTTGAATTAGCCAACTCTCTTCTCAAGGAGAAGCAACAATTCTTGGCCATTGGTGAAGTTATATCACCCATCATGCAAGTCCAATCATGA
- the LOC108486400 gene encoding reticulon-like protein B11 — MAMGDSVPTPRISVHQAFGGGLVADVLLWRKWCGGVVMLASATTFWCLFELAGYSILSFVANVLLLLVVILFFWAKSASLLNRPLPPLPNLEISERTAGKIADELQVWVNIALSIAHDITLGRNLKLLFKVGVSLWFVSFIGSFFSFLTVVYIGVILSLSVPVLYDKYQHHIDEKLSVTNKIIQTQYRKIDEAVLRKLPLPSKKEKKMQ; from the exons ATGGCCATGGGAGATTCCGTCCCTACTCCTCGCATATCAGTTCATCAAGCTTTTGGCGGCGGCTTAG TTGCTGATGTGCTGTTATGGAGAAAATGGTGTGGCGGAGTTGTGATGCTAGCCTCGGCAACCACGTTTTGGTGCCTCTTTGAATTAGCTGGTTATAGTATCTTGTCTTTCGTGGCCAATGTATTGTTACTCCTTGTTGTTATTCTCTTCTTCTGGGCCAAATCTGCTTCACTTCTCAACAG ACCTTTGCCACCACTTCCTAATTTGGAGATCTCTGAGAGGACTGCCGGGAAGATTGCTGATGAGTTACAAGTGTGGGTCAATATTGCATTGTCGATTGCGCATGACATTACCCTTGGCAGAAATTTGAAACTTCTTTTTAAG GTTGGTGTTTCCTTGTGGTTTGTTTCTTTTATTGGTAGTTTCTTTAGCTTCCTCACTGTGGTCTATATCG GAGTTATTCTTAGTCTATCAGTTCCCGTGTTATATGATAAGTATCAACACCACATTGATGAAAAGCTTTCTGTAACAAACAAAATCATACAGACGCAGTACAGGAAAATCGATGAAGCAGTATTAAGGAAGCTTCCATTGCCCtcgaagaaagaaaagaagatgcAGTAG
- the LOC108486398 gene encoding protein TIC 21, chloroplastic-like, protein MQTLLLPATRSGICAVAVGPLRPSLTLSPPNFLTSIKTRKPKPPLSPFASYDPLNVLRSTLFSPKVSSSSVSPSFTSSNDDTDKAKLAQVSKRLENTSRYFKRLGNLGFWGQLVCTVVSAVILSFSVVITGKIKSPATFYATASGIVAAFISVFWSFGYIRLSEKLRRTANDPSKAPPRADVVKSLKNGIVLNLLGMGAAILGMQATVGLLVAKALTSSTNPYYQGISPGYSPVLALDVFLVQASGNTILSHFLGLVFSLELLRSVTLPQSDGIPIPKVA, encoded by the exons ATGCAAACGCTACTGCTCCCGGCTACTCGCTCCGGTATATGTGCGGTGGCGGTGGGTCCCCTCCGACCATCGCTCACTCTCTCTCCTCCAAATTTTCTCACTTCAATCAAAACTCGGAAACCAAAACCTCCGTTGTCCCCTTTCGCATCTTACGACCCTCTTAATGTTCTAAGATCTACGCTTTTTTCGCCCAAAGTCTCTTCGTCCTCAGTTTCACCCAGTTTTACCTCCTCTAATGATGATACTGACAAGGCGAAGCTTGCTCAG GTTTCGAAGAGGCTAGAGAACACGTCGAGGTACTTTAAGCGACTGGGCAATTTAGGGTTTTGGGGACAGTTAGTGTGCACTGTGGTTTCAGCGGTGATACTCTCATTTTCTGTTGTAATTACTGGGAAAATCAAATCGCCGGCTACTTTTTATGCTACCGCCAGTGGAATCGTGGCTGCTTTCATATCGGTTTTCTGGTCATTTGGGTATATTCGGCTTTCAGAGAAACTCAGGAGAACTGCTAATGATCCTTCAAAA GCTCCTCCTCGAGCTGATGTTGTGAAAAGCTTGAAAAACGGCATAGTTCTGAATCTCCTTGGAATGGGTGCTGCTATTCTTGGCATGCAAGCTACAGTGGGCTTACTAGTAGCCAAGGCTCTTACTTCTTCCACCAATCCATATTATCAAGGAATTTCTCCTGGCTATAGTCCAGTTCTCGCATTGGATGTATTCTTGGTGCAG GCATCCGGTAACACTATCCTATCTCATTTTCTGGGGCTAGTATTCTCGCTGGAACTGTTGCGCTCGGTGACATTACCTCAGTCAGACGGTATTCCAATTCCCAAGGTTGCATAA
- the LOC108483976 gene encoding receptor protein kinase-like protein At4g34220, translating to MGFNMKIFRCFFIFLLLPLLLLPSIALNNDGVLLLSFKYSILSDPLSVLQSWNYDEETPCQWYGVSCNEIGMVTSLVLPNSQLLGSISEDIGHIQHLHHLDLSSNFFNGTLPSSIFNSTELQVLSLGGNVISGELPETIAGMASLQILNLSDNALARKIPQNLTLLQNLTVVSLRGNYFSGDVPSGFDSVELLDLSSNLLNGTLPLDFGGGNLGLLNLSYNKISGSISPEFADKVPHNATIDLSFNNLTGAIPESLVNQKMDSFYGNVDLCGKPLKNPCSIPSTLSTPPNMSQSISPAIAVIPKPIDSTPGGPNNNVQAQARRSLNPGTIAAIAVADLAGLSIIVMVILYVYQLKKRNGLHTQSTTSNLEKKPDVNPVSTLMPSSCSSCMKIKLVETSETASSDSELEEKNQDFNVSPAEAYQKGGKLVIVNEGNEQLELETLLKASAYVLGTSGSSIVYKAVLENGTAFAVRRIGDSSVARLKDFESQVRGIAKLKHPNLVKLVGFYWGNDEKLVIYDFVSNGSLGCSSYRRLPGPSSSLSSSSPCRLTLEARLKIAKGVGRGLAYIHEKKQVHGNIKPTKILLNSNMEPLISDLGLDRLVLARSTASRDGSLYPYQAPESLNNLKPSPKWDVYSFGMILLELLSGRVLSGRELGQWTVPAGSVGEEKNRAVRLADVAIRGEVEGREEAVLGCFRLGFSCASYVPHKRPSMKEAVRILDKMS from the exons ATGGGTTTCAACATGAAAATTTTCCGTTGCTTCTTCATCTTTCTCCTTCTTCCTCTTCTATTACTTCCTTCAATAGCTCTCAACAATGATGGGGTCCTTTTGCTTTCTTTCAAATACTCCATCCTCAGTGACCCATTATCGGTCTTGCAAAGCTGGAACTACGATGAAGAAACGCCATGTCAATGGTATGGAGTATCCTGCAATGAAATTGGAATGGTAACCAGCTTGGTCCTCCCCAATAGTCAACTCCTCGGTTCAATTTCAGAAGACATTGGTCATATCCAGCACCTTCACCACTTGGATCTTTCAAGCAATTTTTTTAACGGAACTTTGCCAAGCTCCATTTTCAATTCTACTGAGCTCCAGGTACTGTCATTGGGCGGTAATGTCATCTCTGGTGAGTTGCCTGAGACTATTGCTGGCATGGCTAGTCTTCAGATCTTGAATCTCTCTGATAATGCCTTGGCTCGGAAGATACCACAAAATCTCACTCTTCTGCAAAACTTAACTGTCGTATCTCTAAGGGGTAACTATTTCTCAGGTGATGTACCAAGTGGGTTTGATTCAGTGGAGCTGCTTGATTTGTCCTCAAACCTGCTCAATGGGACTCTCCCTTTAGATTTTGGTGGTGGTAATTTGGGTTTATTGAACTTATCTTACAACAAGATTTCAGGGTCTATATCACCGGAGTTTGCAGACAAAGTCCCTCATAATGCCACCATTGATCTTTCTTTCAATAACTTAACAGGGGCAATCCCAGAATCTTTGGTTAATCAGAAAATGGATTCGTTTTACGGAAACGTTGATCTATGTGGGAAACCATTGAAGAACCCATGCTCAATCCCTTCAACACTTTCAACACCCCCAAATATGTCTCAATCCATATCGCCAGCCATTGCGGTGATACCAAAGCCGATAGACTCAACACCCGGAGGACCAAATAATAACGTTCAAGCCCAAGCTCGAAGGAGTCTAAACCCAGGCACCATAGCAGCAATAGCTGTTGCAGATTTAGCCGGTTTATCAATTATCGTCATGGTCATTCTCTACGTGTACCAACTCAAGAAACGAAATGGTCTTCACACCCAAAGTACAACGAGTAACCTCGAGAAAAAGCCAGACGTGAATCCAGTCTCCACATTGATGCCGTCATCGTGTTCTTCATGCATGAAGATAAAGCTGGTGGAGACGTCGGAAACTGCCAGTTCGGATAGCGAGTTGGAAGAGAAAAACCAGGATTTTAACGTGAGCCCGGCTGAGGCGTACCAGAAAGGAGGCAAGCTAGTGATAGTGAACGAGGGAAACGAGCAGCTGGAATTAGAGACGTTGCTGAAGGCGTCGGCTTACGTGTTGGGGACTAGCGGGTCGAGCATCGTGTACAAGGCGGTGCTAGAGAACGGCACGGCATTTGCGGTGAGAAGGATTGGAGACAGTTCGGTGGCGAGGTTAAAGGATTTCGAAAGCCAAGTAAGAGGCATAGCCAAGTTAAAGCACCCAAATTTGGTTAAGTTGGTTGGGTTTTACTGGGGAAATGATGAGAAGCTTGTCATCTATGACTTCGTCTCCAATGGCAGTCTCGGCTGCTCCAGTTACA GAAGATTACCGGGCccatcatcatcattatcatcGTCCTCACCTTGCCGTTTAACTCTTGAAGCCCGTCTTAAAATCGCGAAAGGAGTGGGTCGGGGACTGGCCTACATTCACGAAAAGAAACAAGTGCATGGCAACATCAAGCCAACCAAGATACTATTAAACTCCAACATGGAGCCTTTAATAAGTGATCTAGGACTAGACCGTCTCGTCTTAGCCCGGTCCACGGCTTCTCGTGACGGTTCGCTCTACCCGTATCAAGCACCGGAGTCATTAAACAATCTCAAACCCAGCCCCAAGTGGGATGTCTACTCGTTTGGCATGATTTTGCTTGAACTTCTTAGTGGTAGAGTGTTGTCGGGTCGGGAATTAGGGCAGTGGACGGTGCCGGCGGGTTCGGTAGGGGAAGAGAAGAACCGGGCGGTTCGATTGGCTGACGTGGCGATAAGGGGTGAGGTTGAAGGCAGGGAAGAAGCCGTGCTGGGGTGTTTTAGATTAGGGTTTAGTTGTGCATCGTATGTGCCACATAAGAGACCGTCCATGAAAGAAGCTGTTCGAATCTTGGATAAAATGTCCTAA